The stretch of DNA GAATTATGGTTTTAAACCAATAGTTGAAGCAGCTAAGCAAGCAGGTAAACAAGTTATTGTTCGTTCTAATTTAACGATTTTTTTTGAAGCTGGATTTGAAGATTTACCTCAATATTTTGCTGAAAATAAATTAAGGGTAGTCGCATCTTTACCATGTTACCTAGAAACCAATGTTGATAAACAAAGAGGCGCAGGAGTTTATCATAAATCTATTCAAGCTATTCAAAAATTAAATCAATTAGGTTATGGCACAAAACCAGAATTAATTCTAGATCTAGTTTATAATCCTGCTTTACCGAATCAGAACAAATTTTCTTTAACTCCCGATCAAAAGAATTTAGAACAGGATTACAAAGTATATTTATTAGAACAATTTAAGCTTAAGTTTAATCATTTATTTACTATTACTAATCTTCCAGTAGGAAGAACTAAACAATATTTACAAAGACAAAATTTAAAAGATTCGTACCTCAAGTTTTTAGAAAGTAATTTTAATGGAGTTACTGTACCTAATTTAATGTGTATCAATCAACTTTCAATTGATTATTTAGGAAATGTTTATGACTGCGATTTTAATCAGATGGAAAATTTAGCTGCTACTGATTTTAAAGGTAAAAAATTAACTATAGATAAATTGTTAGAAGCAAAAAGTTTAGATGTAATTAATCAAATTAAAACAGCTAATTATTGTTATGG from Stanieria cyanosphaera PCC 7437 encodes:
- the arsS gene encoding arsenosugar biosynthesis radical SAM (seleno)protein ArsS (Some members of this family are selenoproteins.), with translation MLTTNQKIDNLTVTPFAQKIESPLQKQKITVLQINLGKKCNLACTHCHVEASPKRTEELSPEICQQLIEIINLFPQIETVDLTGGAPEMNYGFKPIVEAAKQAGKQVIVRSNLTIFFEAGFEDLPQYFAENKLRVVASLPCYLETNVDKQRGAGVYHKSIQAIQKLNQLGYGTKPELILDLVYNPALPNQNKFSLTPDQKNLEQDYKVYLLEQFKLKFNHLFTITNLPVGRTKQYLQRQNLKDSYLKFLESNFNGVTVPNLMCINQLSIDYLGNVYDCDFNQMENLAATDFKGKKLTIDKLLEAKSLDVINQIKTANYCYGCTAGNGSSCGGSLVK